The Streptomyces cathayae DNA segment CTGGCCCATCTCCAGGATGGTCGCGTGCAGGTCGTGCGGGACCGCGCGCTCCGGGAAGCGCAGCCGGGCCAGCTTCGCCACGTGCTGGGCCAGGTCGCCGGACCGCTCCAGATCGGCCGACATGCGCAGCGAGGTCACGACGATCCGCAGATCGGTCGCCACCGGCTGCTGGCGCGCCAGCAGGGCTATCGCACGGGCCTCCAGGTCGTGCTGCAGTTCGTCGACCTTCTGGTCGGCCTCGATCACGTGCTCGGCGAGCTTCAGGTCGGTGTCGAGGATGGCGGTCGTGGCGCGTCCGATCGCCGACCCGACCAGTCGGGCCATCTCCACCAGACTGTCGCCGATCGAATCCAGTTCCTCGTGGTACGCGTCCCGCATCAGGGTTCCTCTCGTACGTCTACTCGGGGCTTCGGGAGCCGGGCTCCCGTGGGGTTCCGGGGCGGGTGCTCCGCCACGCAGTCGACGGCGCGAACCCCGCGCGACCGACGGTGCGAAACTCCACGCTCCCACGTTCCGATCCTTACGCGTCCGGTTCCGCCACCCCAAATGAACCAACCCTGGCTCCAAGGTGAACTCTGAGCGACGAGTGTTCGAGCTTGTCCTCCCGTGGCTGTGGCCACTGCTCGGCGCATGCCTAACCTGGACACATGGACGTGAACGCGGCGGTCGCCGCAGCGGCGGCGATCGCCGGATTGCTCACCGGCGCCATCGCCGTGCTGGCGTTCCGCTTCAGCGAGCGCGAACAGCGGCGCCCCACGCGTTCCTCGCTGCACACGGACCCGGTGCTTCCGCCGGGCGTGGACACCGTGCTCTCCGTGCTGCGCTCCTCCGCCGTCGTCCTGGACGAGGCGGACGGCGTGGTCAAGGCCAGCTCCGCTGCGTACGCCCTCGGGCTGGTCCGCGGCGGCAAGCTCGCCGTGGAACCCATGCTGCAGATGGCCCGCGACACCCGGCGGGACGGCGAGATACGGCAGGTCGAACTGGATCTGCCCCGCCGCGGCACCGGGCGCGGCGAGGCCCTCGCCGTCTCCGCGCGGGTGGCACCGCTCGGCTCCCGGCTCGTCCTGCTGCTCGTGGAGGACCTCACCGAGGCCCGCCGCATAGAGGCGGTGCGGCGCGACTTCGTCGCCAACGTCAGCCATGAGCTCAAGACCCCCGTCGGCGCGCTCTCCCTGCTCTCCGAAGCCGTCATGGACGCCTCCGACGACCCCGAGGCGGTGGAGCGCTTCGCCGGCCGGATGCAGGGCGAGGCCATCCGCCTCACCAATCTGGTGCAGGAGCTCATCGACCTCTCCCGCGTCCAGAACGACGACCCGCTCGAGGACGCCGAACCCGTCCCCGTGTACGAACTGGTCGCCGAGGCCGTCGACCGCTGCCGCCACGCGGCGGGCACCAAGCAGATCACCATGGCCTCGAACGTGTGGGCGCCCGGCGGGCTCGAGGAGATCGAGGGGCGCGAAGGGCTCGCGGGGTCCGACCAGGAGGGCGGCGGGCAGCTGCCGAGCGCCGCCGACCTGCGCGTGTGGGGCAACCGCGGCCAGCTCGCCGCCGCCCTCGGCAACCTCGTCGAGAACGCCGTCAACTACTCGCCCGCCCGCACCCGGGTCGGCATAGCGGCCCGCAGGGTCGCCCAGTCGGGCGGGGCCCTGATCGAGATCGCCGTGACCGACCAGGGCATAGGGATCTCCGACAAGGAGAAGGAGCGCGTCTTCGAGCGCTTCTACCGCGTCGACCCGGCCCGCTCCCGCGCCACGGGTGGTACGGGTCTGGGCCTCGCGATCGTCAAGCACGTGGCCGCCTCGCACGGCGGGGAGGTCACGGTGTGGAGCGCCGAAGGCCAGGGCTCCACGTTCACCCTGCGGCTTCCCGAGGCCGCCGCGGCCCCCACCCGCGACCGCACCTCCCCGTCGTCCCGCCGGGACGAA contains these protein-coding regions:
- a CDS encoding sensor histidine kinase: MDVNAAVAAAAAIAGLLTGAIAVLAFRFSEREQRRPTRSSLHTDPVLPPGVDTVLSVLRSSAVVLDEADGVVKASSAAYALGLVRGGKLAVEPMLQMARDTRRDGEIRQVELDLPRRGTGRGEALAVSARVAPLGSRLVLLLVEDLTEARRIEAVRRDFVANVSHELKTPVGALSLLSEAVMDASDDPEAVERFAGRMQGEAIRLTNLVQELIDLSRVQNDDPLEDAEPVPVYELVAEAVDRCRHAAGTKQITMASNVWAPGGLEEIEGREGLAGSDQEGGGQLPSAADLRVWGNRGQLAAALGNLVENAVNYSPARTRVGIAARRVAQSGGALIEIAVTDQGIGISDKEKERVFERFYRVDPARSRATGGTGLGLAIVKHVAASHGGEVTVWSAEGQGSTFTLRLPEAAAAPTRDRTSPSSRRDEPEDLEDEAGGSTPSSPRTSDPSAYETLPSPEVLP
- the phoU gene encoding phosphate signaling complex protein PhoU encodes the protein MRDAYHEELDSIGDSLVEMARLVGSAIGRATTAILDTDLKLAEHVIEADQKVDELQHDLEARAIALLARQQPVATDLRIVVTSLRMSADLERSGDLAQHVAKLARLRFPERAVPHDLHATILEMGQLAQRLMAKAAEVIITKDVDLALQLEQDDDEMDLLHRTLFQHLMDDRWKHGIETAVDVTLLGRYYERYADHAVSVAKRVVYLVTGEHADEIQPDVQPDIQPVPGAQEA